One Glycine max cultivar Williams 82 chromosome 3, Glycine_max_v4.0, whole genome shotgun sequence DNA window includes the following coding sequences:
- the LOC100798299 gene encoding short-chain dehydrogenase reductase 3b, whose amino-acid sequence MSKQRLQGKVAIVTGGATGIGAEAVRIFVENGASVVIADIKDELGHNLATSLGLDKVDYRHCDVRDEKQVEETVSFTLEKYGSLEILFSNAGIAGPLSSILDFDLNEFDNTMAVNLRGAMAAIKHAARVMVARETRGSIICTTSVAGSFAGCAGHDYTASKHGLIGLVRSACSELGAKGIRVNSISPYAVATPLTCETFDMEPGEVEAAGHALANLHGITLKPTHIAQVALFLASDESAYISGHNLVVDGGFSVVNRGLPSIKN is encoded by the exons ATGTCCAAACAAAG GTTGCAGGGTAAGGTGGCTATTGTAACCGGTGGAGCCACCGGAATAGGAGCTGAAGCAGTGAGGATATTCGTGGAGAACGGTGCTTCCGTAGTCATAGCAGACATCAAGGACGAATTGGGTCACAACTTGGCAACTTCGTTAGGCTTAGACAAAGTGGATTACCGCCACTGTGATGTGAGAGATGAAAAACAAGTTGAAGAAACAGTTTCTTTCACATTAGAGAAATATGGTAGCTTAGAAATTTTGTTCAGCAATGCTGGAATCGCAGGCCCTTTATCGAGCATTCTAGACTTCGATCTGAATGAATTCGACAACACCATGGCCGTGAACCTTCGCGGTGCAATGGCAGCCATCAAGCACGCGGCACGTGTCATGGTGGCCAGAGAGACACGTGGATCCATAATTTGCACGACCAGTGTGGCTGGTTCCTTCGCGGGATGCGCGGGCCATGATTACACCGCATCCAAACACGGCCTTATTGGGCTTGTTCGCTCGGCGTGTAGCGAGCTTGGAGCTAAGGGGATAAGAGTGAATTCCATTTCGCCGTATGCGGTTGCGACGCCTCTGACTTGTGAGACATTCGATATGGAGCCTGGTGAAGTTGAAGCTGCGGGACATGCTTTGGCCAACTTGCATGGAATCACGTTGAAGCCTACTCATATTGCTCAAGTTGCTCTTTTTCTTGCATCTGATGAATCGGCTTATATAAGTGGACACAACTTGGTGGTGGACGGAGGTTTCTCCGTCGTTAATCGTGGCCTTCCtagcattaaaaattaa
- the LOC100797770 gene encoding polygalacturonase At1g48100 isoform X2, with product MKHSHILPLASCIFFLTLVILVQARHHSHHAKHKHSHPHKSSKTPKPAPPPSPPHNQNYNNASGIFDLRKFGAIGDGETDDTESFKMAWDSACQSESAVNVILVPQGFSFLVQSTIFTGPCQGVLELKVDGTLMPPDGPESWPKNNSRHQWLVFYRINGMSLEGSGLIDGRGEKWWDLPCKPHKAIRFFMSSNLTVQGLRIKNSPQFHFRFDGCKNVHIESIYITAPKLSPNTDGIHIENTNDVKIYNSVISNGDDCVSIGSGCNDVDIKNITCGPGHGISIGSLGNHNSRACVSNIMVRDSFIKVTDNGVRIKTWQGGSGSVSGVTFSNIHMVSVRNPIIIDQFYCLTKECTNKSSAVSVSNIIYTNIKGTYDIRSPPMRFACSDSVPCTNLTLSDIELLPSQGDIVHDPFCWNAYGDLETLTIPPVSCLLESTPQLVLDYDITRC from the exons ATGAAGCATTCTCACATTTTACCACTAGCATCCTGTATCTTTTTCCTTACTTTAGTTATTCTCGTCCAAGCTAGGCATCATTCTCATCATGCAAAACACAAGCACTCACATCCTCATAAATCTTCTAAAACTCCAAAGCCTGCACCACCTCCTAGCCCTCCACATAATCAGAACTATAACAATGCCTCTGGCATTTTCGATTTACGAAAATTTGGAGCAATAGGAGATGGAGAAACAGATGATACAGAGTCATTCAAGATGGCATGGGACAGTGCTTGCCAAAGTGAATCAGCAGTTAATGTTATCCTTGTACCCCAAGGTTTCTCCTTTCTTGTTCAGTCCACTATCTTCACTGGTCCTTGTCAAGGTGTCTTGGAGTTGAAG GTTGATGGAACTCTTATGCCACCTGATGGACCTGAATCTTGGCCTAAGAACAACAGTAGGCACCAATGGCTGGTCTTTTACCGAATCAATGGAATGTCACTGGAAGGAAGTGGTTTAATAGATGGGAGAGGAGAAAAATGGTGGGACCTTCCCTGTAAGCCTCACAAG GCCATAAGGTTTTTCATGAGTTCCAACTTGACTGTGCAAGGACTTAGGATAAAGAACAGTCCCCAGTTCCATTTCAGATTTGATGGCTGCAAAAACGTCCATATAGAATCAATCTACATAACAGCTCCAAAACTAAGCCCCAACACTGATGGAATTCACATAGAAAATACCAATGACGTGAAAATATACAATTCTGTTATTTCTAATG GTGATGACTGTGTATCCATTGGATCCGGTTGCAATGATGTCGATATTAAGAACATTACATGTGGACCTGGTCATGGAATTAG CATTGGTAGTCTGGGAAATCACAACTCTCGAGCCTGTGTTTCAAACATTATGGTGAGAGACTCCTTCATAAAAGTGACAGATAATGGGGTTAGGATCAAGACTTGGCAAGGTGGATCAGGATCAGTATCTGGAGTGACATTCAGCAATATCCACATGGTTAGTGTAAGAAATCCCATCATAATTGACCAGTTCTACTGCCTCACTAAGGAGTGCACCAACAAGAGCTCTGCAGTATCtgtttcaaatattatttacacAAACATAAAGGGCACTTATGATATAAGGAGCCCCCCCATGCGTTTTGCTTGTAGTGACTCTGTTCCATGCACCAACTTAACACTCTCGGATATTGAGCTTCTTCCTTCTCAAGGAGATATAGTGCATGACCCTTTCTGTTGGAATGCTTATGGAGATTTGGAGACACTAACCATTCCACCGGTTTCTTGCTTGCTTGAGAGCACTCCTCAGTTAGTGTTAGACTATGACATAACTCGTTGCTGA
- the LOC100797770 gene encoding polygalacturonase At1g48100 isoform X1 — protein MKHSHILPLASCIFFLTLVILVQARHHSHHAKHKHSHPHKSSKTPKPAPPPSPPHNQNYNNASGIFDLRKFGAIGDGETDDTESFKMAWDSACQSESAVNVILVPQGFSFLVQSTIFTGPCQGVLELKVDGTLMPPDGPESWPKNNSRHQWLVFYRINGMSLEGSGLIDGRGEKWWDLPCKPHKGPHGTTLPGPCDSPIAIRFFMSSNLTVQGLRIKNSPQFHFRFDGCKNVHIESIYITAPKLSPNTDGIHIENTNDVKIYNSVISNGDDCVSIGSGCNDVDIKNITCGPGHGISIGSLGNHNSRACVSNIMVRDSFIKVTDNGVRIKTWQGGSGSVSGVTFSNIHMVSVRNPIIIDQFYCLTKECTNKSSAVSVSNIIYTNIKGTYDIRSPPMRFACSDSVPCTNLTLSDIELLPSQGDIVHDPFCWNAYGDLETLTIPPVSCLLESTPQLVLDYDITRC, from the exons ATGAAGCATTCTCACATTTTACCACTAGCATCCTGTATCTTTTTCCTTACTTTAGTTATTCTCGTCCAAGCTAGGCATCATTCTCATCATGCAAAACACAAGCACTCACATCCTCATAAATCTTCTAAAACTCCAAAGCCTGCACCACCTCCTAGCCCTCCACATAATCAGAACTATAACAATGCCTCTGGCATTTTCGATTTACGAAAATTTGGAGCAATAGGAGATGGAGAAACAGATGATACAGAGTCATTCAAGATGGCATGGGACAGTGCTTGCCAAAGTGAATCAGCAGTTAATGTTATCCTTGTACCCCAAGGTTTCTCCTTTCTTGTTCAGTCCACTATCTTCACTGGTCCTTGTCAAGGTGTCTTGGAGTTGAAG GTTGATGGAACTCTTATGCCACCTGATGGACCTGAATCTTGGCCTAAGAACAACAGTAGGCACCAATGGCTGGTCTTTTACCGAATCAATGGAATGTCACTGGAAGGAAGTGGTTTAATAGATGGGAGAGGAGAAAAATGGTGGGACCTTCCCTGTAAGCCTCACAAG GGACCTCATGGGACAACACTCCCAGGACCTTGTGATAGCCCAATT GCCATAAGGTTTTTCATGAGTTCCAACTTGACTGTGCAAGGACTTAGGATAAAGAACAGTCCCCAGTTCCATTTCAGATTTGATGGCTGCAAAAACGTCCATATAGAATCAATCTACATAACAGCTCCAAAACTAAGCCCCAACACTGATGGAATTCACATAGAAAATACCAATGACGTGAAAATATACAATTCTGTTATTTCTAATG GTGATGACTGTGTATCCATTGGATCCGGTTGCAATGATGTCGATATTAAGAACATTACATGTGGACCTGGTCATGGAATTAG CATTGGTAGTCTGGGAAATCACAACTCTCGAGCCTGTGTTTCAAACATTATGGTGAGAGACTCCTTCATAAAAGTGACAGATAATGGGGTTAGGATCAAGACTTGGCAAGGTGGATCAGGATCAGTATCTGGAGTGACATTCAGCAATATCCACATGGTTAGTGTAAGAAATCCCATCATAATTGACCAGTTCTACTGCCTCACTAAGGAGTGCACCAACAAGAGCTCTGCAGTATCtgtttcaaatattatttacacAAACATAAAGGGCACTTATGATATAAGGAGCCCCCCCATGCGTTTTGCTTGTAGTGACTCTGTTCCATGCACCAACTTAACACTCTCGGATATTGAGCTTCTTCCTTCTCAAGGAGATATAGTGCATGACCCTTTCTGTTGGAATGCTTATGGAGATTTGGAGACACTAACCATTCCACCGGTTTCTTGCTTGCTTGAGAGCACTCCTCAGTTAGTGTTAGACTATGACATAACTCGTTGCTGA